CGGCGATATCGTAAATCTGgcaattgttctgaaatcataatatgtacatccctaatacgttgtcaaaatatggttctTGGTAAAGTGGTTCTTTAACAAATTTCCAGGACCAGACATTCAAGAGTTCTAAGAGAGCCACACAGCCAACTTTACATTCCATTACAACATATTTTCACTAAACTAATTAACGAACTTTATGTTTTTCAGTCACTGTTTCTGTATATACCTTTCCAAGCAGTGCATTCGCCTCTAGAGGTTCCTGCCAGTTACGTAGAGCCATACAAATCGATTTATCCTAATGATACATCGCGACAGATATACGCCGGCATGGTGACGTGTATGGACGAGGCAATTGGTAACATCATTGACACTCTAAAAACGACAGGACTGTATAACAATActgttattatattttcaacAGGTAATGTAtactaaaatacataaaataacaacagcTTACGTCCATGTAAATACAAATCTCTTGTAATttatgatgacgatgatggGAACGggagaaaaaaatgtataagcAGGAACATTATTGTAATCATAATTTCGATTCCACGAACATTGTACGGTATACTAATCACAATGGATTAaatgaatcaaataaataaagaatgtttagatacaaacaaaaggcatatagaaataaataaataaaattaatgttatggtatgataaataaaataaagagtatAACGGTGTGTGTACTTAAAAACTTGTCCACATTAACTAAACAGAAATCAAAATTACACACAAAAGTTGAAAAGCAATTTATAACGGCATTGACAGTTGATAGTTTAAAAGAGCACATCGTTTCTTCCATAAAGATTTAGCCAATGACTTACAGAATTTGTCATTTAaagatttaataataatattatcgaATAAATCATTGTCATTGCAAGAAGGGTTTTGTTGattaattatcggttaattttcgGCCGAAAGTGTTAagtgttattttatttctatttctaGACAATGGTGGAGCGGTTACACAAGGGGGAAATAATTGGCCATTACGTGGTTGGAAAAAAACCCTGTGGGAAGGGGGTATCCGCGCGGTGGGCTTTGTTCACAGTCCCCTTCTTCCTAAACAAGTTAAAGGAACTATCAACAATGAACTAATACACATCAGTGATTGGTTCCCAACCATTGTAGAGGGATTGGCTCAAGGTGATATTAATGGTACTAAGCCTCTTGATGGATACAATGTATGGCCGTGCATTAGTAGGTAAGTAAAAAGCTAAattgtgtacagtattatgctgtactacaaaataaactattaaataCAGGTAGCTTTATAAGATTGAGAGGGTTATCTCCCATTTTGTTCTTAACAATGGAGTTACCGAAGTAGTGTTCCTACATTGAAAAATGTGTTGCCCAAGAGTCTTTGCTTTTTTACATTTATACGTAAAGGCTCTACCACAgttttcacaaaataaatacttactTGGATATACATGCTATTAGGCCCTTCATTGCATTCCTATAATAGAGTCTTCGTCTTTTCTTGTTCAcacactagtaggcctacatatctcATCCAAGAACGTATTTTTTAACATGTTCTTATACAACTTGGCGATATAGAAATAAGGGTGATACAGAAATGAGGGAGAAATCTTTCTGGTGCGGTTTATTTCCATAATAACAATGTTTCTTATGATCAGTTTTtttagaatatatttttttatatagtgaaaacGAAACCTCTCCACGTAAGGAAATTCTTCACAATATAGATCCATTAACTGTCATCCATAATGGCACACAGTGGGAAAACAGCTCATTTGATGTTCGAATAAATGCCGCTCTTAGGTCAGGTGATTGGAAGATTCTCACTGGTGTTGAaggtactttttttttaatttgtcttCGTCTAAAATATTCTGTGATTACAGCAATGGCTCAGATCACGGGGGATGGAGAAATCTACCCACGTTTTAAAGTGGATTTAACCGTATCCACAAAATCTTAATGATAAACAGCCTATTCAATATCAGGACTTACTTTATCCATGACGTTTTATTACGTTTTTCCATAGGAAGTGTTGGTTGGGTCGTCCCACCAGCTTATGATATCCCTAATATACCTGTTGTTGTGGAAAATCAagtattatttttgttcaaCGTAACTGCTGATCCAAGTGAACATGACGATATGTCTGGAAAGTATCCAAAAGTTGTCGATATGATGCTAGAGAAGTTAGCGCGTTACAATGACACTGCAGTTCCATGTACATATCCGTCGCCGGAACGTTTCGCGGATCCCGACCTTCACGGTGGAGTATGGGGTCCGTGGCGGTAGAACGCGTTATACATTCGTTCTATTTCACACACTTCACAAGGACattcagtattttttatgtGTACCTTTAGTCACATACAATCGAACTGGCGAGTGTCTTGCATTAACAGCATgtatacttttgtttttttgacTCGGATTGTGTCTTGATATGAACTGAAAACTGCATGGCGCCGCCATCTGAAGATTGCGTCCATTGAGGCATAATTGTcagatataattattttagataCAATACTAGGCTTCTTGACTAGCGATAAAAAGGAAAATCTCAGTTACAGTGTTTGATATTCTACTAGAAAGCCAGTGAGTGGGATAACATTTTACAATGTACTTAAATTGCCGGAAACTTTTGTCGTATAACATGGTGGAGTCTGAAAGCGTAATTTTGTTTCAGTAaggcctactaataataattatcagcAACATAAATTGTtatgtttgtatgtttttaggcctactttgaaTACATCATGAAACTTTTTGTGCTACATTTCGGCGAGTTGTCGAGGACAGTGGAACTGTAATCCATAGCAATGACATCGGCAAGGGATCGAGGCGCACtggctccatggttctggtggtataGAAAatgtcttctcggataaggactataaactgtaggtacAGGCTACACAAAcatgctcgtgtgcactttaaagaacctagtacatctttcgagacaagtagggggttagCTGACGCATCCACTCCCACTGTCATGGACAGAAGAATGAGCGCTATAATTGGCAGCACTGACATGACGTGACCCTTAGGAGAGAAACATGTAGTTGAAAAAATGTAACCGCCTCGTGAGCAACAATCGTTGAAATGGCGctataattgaaaatattattatggttATTACTTGCATCTGTACCCTAGTcaaataaattgttgttttcaaGATGTACATTGTACTTGAGGTACTGATGGTTATGATGGTAGTCAGACGAATCTGTGTGAAATAATGCCTATAGTATATGGACACATCAATTCCTGCATCATTCTAAACAAATTAACTTGAAAGAGCTTGTTAAACAAAACATCTAATATTGATACACtagtttaatataaaaaaaaagtaacagcaCTAAACTAATTCCCTCCACCCACACCCACACCCACACAGAAAGGAGTTTAAACACTTTAGCATTTGATTAAGGAGTACGGTATCTTATTTACGGTGCTTAGACTCAAAACGCTTCTTCGATTATTTACGATAGCCAGACATTATAGTTTTCAAGCAATACTTTATCATCGGAAATTTTTCTTGCAAATGCTAATACGTTTAATTTCCTAAAATGCTTTCATTAAAATAGGCCTTTTATGAAATAGGTTTAACTCAATATACCGATGATTGGGCATTGAAAATCGGTTTCTAAACAAATGTTCACTGTACCAATAGAAAATATTTTAcgctgttttttaaaattattatcgaTGTACATTACGTCGATACTTTACGATGAAAAATTATTCTTGTTTTCTATTCGGGCAGCCAGTTCGGAAAGAATTCAATAATATTTCCTTTGAGTGAGAAATTAGAAACTttacaataatttgttttacgtttcctttaacatttaatgtttaaatagtCTCTTAATAAAATGGTTGTTTAATACATGTTCATGAATACTGCTGCTACCGTGAATTTTCTATAATGTATTTAGGGTTACAGCCTATACTATTCAACACAATGGCAATTCTTGAGTAGTTGATGACATTCTGACATAATGTCAATAAGCCAAAATAGGGAATGAATGGGAAACTTTAATTTCAGCAAATGAATGCCTTTTcgttaacatttaaattacttCATAGTAAGCCAATGCACTTTATATGGACCATTACTGACAACAAAGCACCAATGTCAAACACCTTCGATGCGTCTTATTTagcctaataattattaaataaattaaaatttcaaactaTTGTAGATCGAAGTATTTTTGAATGGTGGCCTGAAGGTTCGTTTGTACTCGTCGTCGGCCCGACAATTAATTGTATCGCAGATTGGTTTCAAAACTCCAATTATAAAACTTAACAGTTATATAGCCTATAACAGGATGgtgtaaatgttcaatttacTTGAAAATACCCAATGTTCTTAAGGTCACACATTATAATATCACTGCAGATTAAAAGGAATGTgcatatttaaaattcaatcgAATGATGGGGCAGAAAATTGTATGTACACAAACAGGCTGGtagaaactttatttaaaatcagtaaatacaaattatacaaGTTTGGTGTTGTACAATTATTGAACGAAAAGAAAAATATACTACCGTatcataacaaatatattttaaacaataagtTAGTAGTTACCAGATGATCTGGAAGATTAACAACATTTACAGTTAAAACAAATAGACATAAGTTTTCATTCTTACCTAGCGCTGTTAGACTACACAACACAACAATCAGTTAAGTTCCAAGTTGATCacgaatgtaaatattatgtgtgtattgttttgtttgtgtttttctgccaagaaaaaaaacaatcattGTACTATAtgtatgaataataaataaataaatttaaatatgaatattcaaaTTGGTGGCATTGCACAAATATGAGAATTTGTAAAGAAAATCAcgaattaaaataaatagcaACTCTAGAAAACAGGAATTGTTTTTATTCCAATATAAtagataaataacaaaaatacaataaccCACAGAATGTATCATATCTGTTTACACTATGATAGAaagataaataacaaaaatacaataaccCACAGAATGTATCATCTGTTTACACTATGATTGAaagataaataacaaaaatacaataaccCACAGAATGTATCATATCTGTTTACACTATGATAGAaagataaataacaaaaatacaataaccCACAGAATGTATCATCTGTTTACACTATGATTGAaagataaataacaaaaatacaataaccCACAGAATGTATCATATCTGTTTACACTATGATAGAAagataaataacaaaaacacaatAACCCACAGAATGTATCATATCTGTTTACACTATGATTGAAagataaataacaaaaacacaatAACCCACAGAATGTATCATATCTGTTTACACTATGATTGAaagataaataacaaaaatacaataaccCATAGAATGTATCAAATCTGTTTACACTATGATTTAAagataaataacaaaaacacaatAACCCACAGAATGTATCATATCTGTTTACACTATGATTGAAAGATAAATAACAAAAACGCAATAACCCACAGAATGTATCATCTGTTTACACTATGATTGAaagataaataacaaaaatacaataaccCATAGAATGTATCATCTGTTTACACTATGATTGAaagataaataacaaaaatacaataaccCACAGAATGGATCATATCTGTTTACATTATGATTGAAAGATAAATAACAAAAACGCAATAACCCACAGAATGTATCATCTGTTTACACTATGATTGAAAAGCTTTACTGCGTCCACTTAACATCATGGTTCAATtcacattaaataattattattgatataattttatttatcgaTTTTTAAATCGAATATTAAATAACATACCACCTTCTGGTTTCAATAATTTGTACTTCAATTATAAATCATTTATCAATCCCCCAGGATTATTTCAAATAGGCACAAACAAAGATAAAACATAACGGATGATGGCTTTATCAttgatttaatttgaaaatgaaaCAACGTCACTCCTCGGATATTCATTATAGAGCGTTTATTTACGCTACACCGTGTTAATTAATGGTTGCACTGATGTTGGCGATGAGTTAGTATAACGAGATAAAACGTTAGACATCAAATTGAACTCTTCACCTGTTATTAAATGAATCATAGGtaaattcataaattaaatccATAAGCCCCAATTCAACGGTATGATCTATGTGATCCGTTTTAACAATCTGGTGGTTTAGGCATAATCCTGCAGCTATCATTTTAAGTTTAATTCCCATTTGGACGCAACGCGACAACGTAGGTGCTACGAAAGTgatctgaccaatcacaaacgacagtTCGGATTATCCAcgcattgtgattggtcaaatgactTGCGGTACGTGTTTGCGTTACATCCTAGTTAACAACACTGGCGTTAGACATGATACCATCACTAGTGTATTGTATCAATAACAGTGTGAACCAAATACTGACCAAATAGACCTTATGATACCATGTTTGAAAAATTAGAAAGATAAGCTTTTAGAATACATTCAATATTgtgttaaaatatacaatgccATAGTGAGAAGTTAAAAACACACGAGGCAACGATGCTttaaatagaattatttatataaaatatgacgattTGTGGAGGGAAATTAGAGGGGGTGGTGAACATAAACAATTTCAGACGAGGCGAGCGCCTGAGTCGTCTGCCTCATGCTACGGCCCTGATATAtgtataaaatgtcattaagCTCACTTGTATTGTATGAAAGAAAATAGACAAGAAAAATAGTTGCATTATTAATTTCCGTTGTTGGGAAATGCATTTATTACTAAGGTTATTGGTTTCTGTTATTATTGCTCACttaaagatttgatttgatttgatttatgatATTTACTGGCGTGTTCATTTGATTTGTGTTGCACAACTCgtagaatgaaataaaaaaaaatagttgataAACTAGGCTATTAATATTCCCAGCTGAATGCTCCTACTCGCCTTTTAAAACTTTATGTATGACCTCGGTAAATACTTTACATTAATATAGGAGGTAAAATGTATGATTTAGTATTAGAAACAGGAATTTAACTTTCAAAATTGATTTATCATTGATCATTTAATTGCATTTTCAAAATGTCTAATATATCCCTAAACAAGAATATAAAAGATATGTGTTGGGTATTGGATGCGTAGGTACTAATTACCGtatgtgtataaataataactaataGCACTAATAAACtactattgtattattaatagcAACAATCTGTCAGAATTGAATATTGTGCAAAATGTTGTCATGGTGTATGATAAAACGAATTCTGAAGGAGCAGTGTGGAATGCGCTCTTCTGGGGCCGCtcttataatttaataatactttACACTTTTCTGTAGTTAATACGATGTTAATCCTGTTATTACGATACGGTAGTAATTTTTGACATAATGTATAAGATATATACTCGCAATGAATGTTTGACAAATTCAGATGTCACGTAAAATTATTGAGATCATCATGATGTTATTTtctgtaaagctctgtgtacactatcaaactagtttgacaaaaaagtgtgatgtgcccatataattatggtagtaatattcccaaatatggtagagatatggcatcatcatgtccacatatgggcatgtttttgtcacatacagtttgatagtgtagcttaaCACGATTTTAGTGGTGGCGGTGTGCTgatttaaacacattttttttgtaaacaattgGTCAATTGTTCTTTGATTAGCATGATAATGATAGGAACGTATTAGCATAAGGGTCTGTTTTTTCAATGTGACGTATGTAGCCAGTATGGTCAGTTAACCCAGTTCTGGCTAGAGATATAGCTTATAGCTTGTGCTTGAAcaagataatatagtttaaCCATAATGGTCACTTATAGTTACATGTTTTAGAAATAATTATACTTTAGTAGTTTACCCTCAATACGTTATTGATAGACAGATAGAGGATATATAACCGTGCGCTACCGTCAAGTTGAGCCCTGAGAAAAATGGTCCAGATCGTATCTCAGTATCATCTTTAGGCCTATTTGGGTGAGCACCGTACAAGGGATATTGACTATTATCTACAGTGATATTTTGGTAAGTAcgtttttatacattttttacattgaATACGATACTgaacataaaaatgtattatttatgtcaacgtaaaaacaattacaaaacaatttaaagctTCTTATTATGGAATTCACTCTGTTGGCAATCCTTATCGCAGTAAACTATAGAATtcaatgaaaatataataatgtaattgacACATAGTTGGTGGGGAAGTGGGAAGATGGGGAGATGTAGAGATGTAGAGATGTAGAGATGTAGAGATGTAGAGATGTAGAGACGTAGAGACGTAGAGACGTAGAGACGTAGAGACGTAGAGACGTAGAGACGTAGAGACGTAGAGACGTAGAGACGTAGAGACGTAGAGACGTAGAGACGTAGAGACGTAGAGACGTAGAGACGTAGAGACGTAGAGATGTAGACAttcacccgattctgctactgtcaatAGGTATTCCAACTTAAGACCTTTGTAAActtataaatgataaataaataaataatgcattcAATTTCTCATTATCATGGATATGGATGGTCACTTTCTGATATATATGCTTAACATCATTAACCTGCTGTTAAATGGATATAAAGCGCAGTAAGCTTTATCTCTGAAGTTCCATTTCCAatggtttgtttgtttttgattggTCATTTTAATTCGTTACGGTACCGTTGTGTTAGATCATTTGTAGGTACTGTCCCCTGTATGGTTAGATTTGAGCACCGACGGTACTGCATTAACAAACACCCAAGGAGCTCTGACTTTTCAGACTTTAAGGCATCTgattaaattagtttttttatattatcgAACTTTGAATCTAACTATAACAGACAGCTTATCTCAGATATTTCATTGACACTGGTAAAAGCAATTATTTTAGTATTACATTACCATTATATATAactgaatattttaaaatgatttataaatCGTGTGCTGCTGACAATTGAATTATGTACATGCCCTAAGAAAGTAATGTAAAAGACAATGCCTAATACTTTCTCGTAATTTGCATTTTAACATCTACAACATCGACTGATTTAGCAAAGGTCGTAGTTACGTGGTCTGAGATGTTGCCAATGAATGATTGGCACATTATTTTTGCGTCATATGAAATTAACGATAGCGGTgagttattatattaataggcctatctCGTTTTAGGAATGTTATGTTTTACGATCATTTGAAAATCTCTATTATAGACAGTAAATAGAAATCAGTATCATTTGTTTGTGGAACAATGTTGGTGTAGTTTATCTTCCTTTTAAAAACTTGAACATGTTTTTTAACTTCTGTAAGAATAAACACAAACACTCATAATGTCTTATTCATTGGtgatttattttacaataaagAAGTACAACTAAACATTCAATTACATTTGGTAGTATTAATATCCATTTTTATTCCCATTATCATTTCTGTTGTCGTTACAAGACAGAGAACACAGTAAACGATATTTATGTTCTGTTTTACTACTATTATCTCTACTTAACTGAATGACATTATTATAGAGAActagggaagagttaaattaggAAAGTAAATTTCACTTTTCCCATAGGCCTAACCAATTTTCATAAACTCATTTTTTCTAATGCGATAgccttaaataaaatatgggcaTATAGATCTGAATACAATAATTCTCAGTTCATGTACGATCTATTTTATAGTCTGGTCATCGTCCATTTGTCAGTAATGTCAGTAACACAATAAGCGTAATTGTCAAGAAAATCACAGTAAGTCTCTCCATTTAATGCAATGACTTGCCTTACACCGCCTACTCATTTCTTCTAAGCGCTTTACAAAACCCATAATAAACGTAAAACAATTTCAtgaaaaaatcattttaaaataaccaaACACCAAAGTGAAGATGACGCAGAGAAAACGTGCAACATTGCATggtttatataaatatgttgCCTTTAAAGAACTTGGATAAACATACATTCGTATGATCGATGGAGGTTTCGATATATAGAGGGTAAATAAGAATAATATTCTTAAAGTTCAAAAGCTTTTACtaataaattagtaaaataaataataataatatgtggACCTTTTACAAATTACCTTAATTACGATGTCTTATTTATTAGATATTGAAATAGTAAATCACTGAAGTAGTCTGAGGAAATCCTAATTAATCTACGTCTAGTCAGCCAGTCGAAGCTAATAAACATGTAGCCAGCTACTACATCAAAGAAACattcacatttaaaaatgtaatatgttaaaaaaaaaaattggttaatTCTGTATGTGTTTACAGCTAAATTAGTCTAGTCAGTCGAAGctaataaacaaaacatgtagcctaatatatcaaaaaaatattcacatttaaattcacatttaaaaatgtaagatGTTCAGGAAAAATTGGTTAATTCCGTGTGTTTAGGCCTACGGCTAAATTACAAACTACttcacaacaacaacaatatgaAACGAATTTTGTCTCATACTTGATCGTATTCCtcttttacagtaggcctacataaattaaaatagtttGTATAATGTTGTGTCTGTCTAAATCTAGTAGTTATTATGATAATATTTCTACATTATACCTGTTTTAAGTAAAGAAGCcgtatacattatatttacagCCCTGAGCGAAAAACGGATCTCATTCCAGAAGACAATTATGACAGATAAAAAGGGTATTTCACACCAgttccggtccggcgccggCAAATCAAATctaacgtcaatgtttcgttttcacgcggcgaCGTACATATCGGTGTATAtccgcgtggagcgtcgtgggAACGAAACATTaacgttaaatgttattttccgttgccggaccggaaccgttcaattcaattcaaaaaacatttattttactccatagcaatacaatacaaaataaaataaaagaaattgtaataatgataaagatgattgttagatatacaaatgaAAAGAGAATTTTAGAAAATTGGCCATGGAAGAAGGCATAATCCCGAGAAGATATGGAAATATTGTGCTGGGTATGCCTATGCCACAGAACAGGTGTGAAATAACCTTAAAAGTGTTCTTTGAAACAAATGGTGTTCTTTTTCGCTCTGAATGACCTAAAATACTAAACTAAGTACAACATTTATCAAATTTCTAATAATTACTTCCATATAAATAGTTATTATATGAATATTATACACCGTACATCACTCAATGAATTTAGAGGAGGGTGTATCAGgcgtttattattattacatttatttacccAGGGTAGCCCAAACAGTTAAAAACTGGTTTCCATTGGGGCCCTGCATTTTACGTTATTTGAAGGTAACGTTGCTCCTCTCTACAAATTGGATTTGAAAACACTTACAGAAGTCTCGGTTCTCAAGTCAATATGCAAATTGTTCCATATATTTGTCCCACTTACACAAAAACTCGTGAGGTAACTTTCCTCTTTCGCAAAAGGGACCTTCAACTTCATAATTGTTGACTGCCTTGTTTCACGAGTTTGAGGTAATGGAGTGAATAGATTTGTCATGCCTTGGGGTAaataagatttattttaacaaacGGACCCTTTATATAAATATCCCTCATTTAAGCATTTTATCTAATTGTGAAATTGTAATAGTTTCTTCGATCATAGTAGAACAATCTATACAAGAGGTATACAATTTATCGAtagattcatttttaaattttcatcaaTTAACATCTGCACCTGCGTGAACTTATTCCttaaaatatgataatatattcTCTCGAgctttaatttatatatatatatatatatatatatatatatatatatatatatatatatatatatatatatatatatatatatatatatatatatatatatatatatatataatgtcttttaaatttgaTGCCATCATAATATTTAAACACGCAGGACATTACTACTATCGTCTATTTTCAAAGTGAGCACTTTTATTTGCTCATTATGATTGGATGACAGAATACAATTATACGTCGCGGTAAGGTTTCAACATTGATGAGAATTATTTGTTCCACATAATACGCAATTATGTGACTACAATAAACCTAAATACTCGTCAAGGGGCGGTTATCTTGCCGTCTAAAATCTCTGATTATGCCATTCAGATTAGAGTACTTGCTGTTGGCGAATCAGGTCGACGTTTTGAAGTCTTGTGATACACTGTACTGTAAGTTCTTGCCAGGCGTATGCGAGCTTTTTTACCGAATGTGACGCACTTACATATAGTTCGTCTACCAAACAAAAGTTCTTTGAAACATTGGCGAAAGCTGGCTCCTACTAACGCGTAGATAACTGGATTAAAGAAAGCGTGCGCAT
This genomic stretch from Antedon mediterranea chromosome 11, ecAntMedi1.1, whole genome shotgun sequence harbors:
- the LOC140062398 gene encoding arylsulfatase J-like, translating into MVNKVIALLAIALPVVVVVGLLSRQIEVTVIRRNVEEVPVVKPNIVLIVADDYGFHDIGYHGSKIKTPTLDKLAGEGVKLEKYYVQPICTPTRSQLMTGRYQIHTGLQHKIIEPDSPNCLPLDEVTLPQKLKEYDYATHMVGKWHLGFYKEACVPNKRGFDSFFGCYCGSEDYYNHLRSQGLDLRDNYNVATEYNNTYSTVLFAEKANAVINAHNKSQSLFLYIPFQAVHSPLEVPASYVEPYKSIYPNDTSRQIYAGMVTCMDEAIGNIIDTLKTTGLYNNTVIIFSTDNGGAVTQGGNNWPLRGWKKTLWEGGIRAVGFVHSPLLPKQVKGTINNELIHISDWFPTIVEGLAQGDINGTKPLDGYNVWPCISSENETSPRKEILHNIDPLTVIHNGTQWENSSFDVRINAALRSGDWKILTGVEGSVGWVVPPAYDIPNIPVVVENQVLFLFNVTADPSEHDDMSGKYPKVVDMMLEKLARYNDTAVPCTYPSPERFADPDLHGGVWGPWR